A genome region from Ottowia testudinis includes the following:
- a CDS encoding helix-turn-helix domain-containing protein produces the protein MSFKAVRWAMDQPIKNSSAKFVLVTMADFVNASESDGLGSWVSWPSITALSKATAMDRKTVMAALQRLLAMGYIEDSGEPKRGATKQITAYRLRQGDPTKSGLPSAVISSDSDLRNDVEGMQRTAQSASIEGTNSAEIGTVEVSQKRNSTENGTVPDFPANSTVFPYEQSRFSLETVPKTGHGIKKEQRRNKELNREERARSKPAVTEIPDVPAELLADYLAVRKAKKAGPLTPTAVAGLLREAGKAGLTAAEAVTECCEAGWQGFRADWYARRRGLGPSLSAARQPSTDWWTPAGFPNVHEAENARCFAHNAHQFRDGKRLPQQQQEELV, from the coding sequence ATGAGTTTCAAAGCAGTGCGCTGGGCAATGGACCAGCCGATTAAGAATTCCTCCGCGAAATTCGTGCTGGTGACCATGGCCGACTTCGTGAATGCCAGCGAGTCCGACGGCCTTGGTTCATGGGTGAGTTGGCCGTCCATCACCGCCCTCTCCAAGGCTACAGCCATGGACAGGAAGACAGTCATGGCGGCGTTGCAGCGGCTGCTTGCGATGGGCTACATCGAAGACTCCGGCGAGCCAAAGCGCGGCGCAACGAAGCAGATCACCGCCTATCGACTGCGACAAGGCGACCCCACGAAATCCGGCCTTCCGAGTGCCGTCATCAGCTCCGATTCCGACCTTCGCAACGATGTCGAAGGCATGCAGAGGACGGCCCAGTCAGCCTCGATTGAGGGCACAAACAGTGCCGAAATTGGGACTGTTGAAGTGTCCCAAAAACGGAACAGTACCGAAAACGGAACAGTACCGGATTTCCCTGCAAACAGTACCGTTTTTCCCTATGAACAGTCCCGTTTTTCCCTGGAAACAGTACCAAAAACGGGACACGGAATAAAGAAGGAACAAAGAAGGAACAAAGAATTGAATAGAGAAGAGCGCGCGCGCTCAAAACCTGCGGTGACCGAAATTCCGGACGTGCCGGCCGAGCTGCTCGCCGACTACCTGGCGGTTCGCAAGGCGAAGAAGGCGGGGCCGTTGACGCCGACTGCGGTGGCGGGTCTGCTGCGAGAGGCTGGCAAGGCGGGGTTGACCGCAGCCGAGGCGGTGACCGAGTGCTGCGAAGCGGGGTGGCAGGGCTTCAGGGCGGACTGGTACGCGCGTCGTCGCGGGCTTGGCCCATCGCTGTCCGCAGCCAGGCAGCCGTCGACCGACTGGTGGACGCCCGCGGGCTTCCCGAACGTGCACGAGGCGGAGAACGCCCGCTGCTTTGCGCACAACGCCCACCAGTTCCGTGACGGCAAGCGCCTGCCGCAGCAGCAGCAGGAGGAACTGGTTTGA
- a CDS encoding KTSC domain-containing protein, with protein MLVKGSYDPDTRLLRLWFTSAPDKVYDYPSVPAHIWFGLKSAGSAGTYYNEEIRHQYGEQSQPVVRSRRR; from the coding sequence ATGCTGGTCAAGGGTTCATACGACCCAGACACACGGTTGCTGCGCTTGTGGTTCACGAGCGCTCCCGATAAGGTGTACGACTATCCGAGCGTGCCCGCACATATCTGGTTCGGGTTGAAATCTGCGGGGTCTGCGGGCACTTACTACAACGAGGAGATTCGTCATCAGTACGGCGAGCAGAGCCAACCAGTTGTTCGATCGCGTCGTCGATAG
- a CDS encoding helix-turn-helix transcriptional regulator — translation MHAATHQTQRGRGPSQTVDSLKIPEALLKISTVIAVTGLSESSIRRKMAAGDFPLPVRDGLRCTRWIAAEVQAWLRARQAQRDAA, via the coding sequence GTGCACGCTGCAACCCATCAGACACAACGCGGTCGCGGCCCAAGCCAGACCGTTGATAGCCTCAAAATCCCCGAGGCTCTGCTGAAGATCAGCACGGTCATCGCCGTCACCGGCCTGTCCGAGTCGAGCATCCGCCGCAAGATGGCGGCCGGCGACTTCCCGCTTCCCGTGCGCGATGGCCTGCGCTGCACCCGCTGGATCGCAGCCGAAGTCCAAGCCTGGCTGCGCGCCCGCCAGGCTCAACGGGACGCAGCATGA
- a CDS encoding toxin-antitoxin system HicB family antitoxin, giving the protein MTELEKNWVRMTLRLPDVLRDRAKAKADAQHISLNSFIVQAVARRVSAPASQQPKGQP; this is encoded by the coding sequence ATGACTGAACTTGAAAAGAATTGGGTGCGCATGACGCTTCGGCTGCCGGACGTGTTGCGGGATAGAGCCAAAGCGAAGGCTGACGCCCAGCACATCAGCCTGAATAGCTTCATCGTGCAGGCCGTTGCGCGCCGCGTTTCCGCTCCGGCGTCACAGCAGCCGAAAGGCCAGCCATGA
- a CDS encoding BrnA antitoxin family protein produces MPNNSDPDYARLADLDFTDALPVAKVPALARLQAEHGARVGKSRITMRVDNATLAAFKARAELTGGSYQTLMNEALAQFAQGQTLADVVRKTIRQELGRV; encoded by the coding sequence ATGCCCAACAATTCTGATCCTGACTACGCCCGCTTGGCCGATCTCGATTTCACCGATGCCTTGCCCGTGGCGAAGGTGCCGGCGCTGGCGCGCTTGCAGGCCGAGCACGGTGCGCGGGTGGGCAAGTCGCGCATCACCATGCGGGTGGACAACGCCACGCTGGCCGCTTTCAAGGCGCGCGCCGAGTTGACGGGCGGCAGCTACCAAACGCTGATGAATGAAGCCCTTGCTCAATTCGCGCAAGGGCAAACGCTGGCCGATGTGGTGCGCAAGACCATCCGCCAGGAACTGGGCCGGGTGTGA
- a CDS encoding BrnT family toxin → MHTIVHMHVEYDPEKDASNRQRHDGVGFEEAKEVLLDPYALTREDVDAEGEQRFVTLGMGAQARLLVVVWTLRGDTPRLISAWKANQPQRRRYAQQF, encoded by the coding sequence GTGCATACGATCGTGCATATGCACGTGGAGTACGACCCGGAAAAAGATGCCAGCAACCGTCAGCGGCACGATGGCGTGGGTTTTGAAGAGGCGAAGGAAGTGCTGCTCGATCCCTACGCGCTGACCCGTGAAGACGTGGACGCCGAAGGCGAGCAGCGCTTCGTGACGCTGGGCATGGGAGCGCAGGCGCGCCTGCTGGTCGTTGTGTGGACGCTGCGCGGAGATACCCCGCGCCTGATTTCGGCCTGGAAGGCCAACCAACCGCAAAGGAGGCGCTATGCCCAACAATTCTGA
- a CDS encoding DUF4224 domain-containing protein: MSDLTLSPDEIAAITGYRSSTRQLNQLHARGFVRAYIGPRGVVLERAHYEAVCRGEYDKRPERKAANLDFLRVGRSVA, translated from the coding sequence ATGAGCGACCTCACGCTCTCCCCTGACGAGATCGCAGCCATCACGGGCTACCGGTCTTCAACGCGTCAGTTGAATCAGTTGCATGCACGCGGTTTCGTGCGCGCCTACATCGGCCCGCGTGGCGTGGTGCTGGAGCGCGCCCACTACGAAGCGGTGTGCCGGGGCGAGTACGACAAGCGACCCGAGCGCAAAGCCGCGAACCTGGACTTCCTGCGTGTGGGGCGAAGCGTCGCATGA
- the gltX gene encoding glutamate--tRNA ligase yields MTENTVTTPRVRTRFAPSPTGFIHLGNIRSALYPWAFARAQGGDFILRIEDTDLERSTQASVDVIIEGMAWLGLDHDEGPFYQMQRMERYKEVLAQLQAAGHVYPCYMSVAELDALRERQMAVKQKPRYDGTWRPEAGKTLPPVPEGVPPVLRFKNPQGGVVAWDDKVKGRIEISNDELDDLVIARPDGTPTYNFCVVVDDIDMRITHVIRGDDHINNTPRQINIFRALGHEPPVFAHLPTVLNEQGEKMSKRNGAKPVTQYRDEGFLPDAMVNYLARLGWSHGDDEIFSRVQFLDWFDLDHLGRSAAQFDEAKLRWVNAQHLKAMDEDALAPLVAAQLQARGITPDERLPAICGLFKDRCDTTVALADWARAYYADVQPSPEDLAKHVTEAVKPAIATLAGKLAAIDWTTPAIAGVIKETLSEHGLKMPQLAMPVRVLVMGTPQTPSVDAMLALHRREKVVTRLQAA; encoded by the coding sequence ATGACTGAAAACACCGTTACCACTCCACGTGTGCGCACGCGCTTTGCGCCATCGCCCACCGGCTTCATCCACCTTGGCAACATCCGCTCGGCGCTCTACCCATGGGCCTTCGCGCGCGCGCAGGGCGGCGACTTCATCCTGCGCATCGAAGACACTGACCTGGAGCGCTCCACCCAGGCGTCGGTCGACGTGATCATTGAAGGCATGGCCTGGCTGGGGCTCGATCACGACGAAGGGCCGTTCTATCAAATGCAGCGCATGGAGCGCTACAAGGAAGTTCTGGCGCAGTTGCAGGCCGCCGGTCACGTTTACCCCTGCTACATGAGCGTGGCCGAACTCGATGCTCTGCGCGAACGCCAGATGGCCGTCAAGCAGAAGCCGCGCTACGACGGCACTTGGCGGCCTGAAGCCGGCAAAACGCTGCCGCCCGTGCCTGAAGGCGTGCCGCCCGTGCTGCGCTTCAAGAACCCGCAGGGCGGCGTGGTGGCGTGGGACGACAAGGTCAAGGGCCGCATCGAGATCAGCAACGACGAGCTGGACGACCTGGTGATCGCGCGGCCGGACGGCACGCCCACGTACAACTTCTGCGTCGTGGTGGACGACATCGACATGCGCATCACGCACGTGATACGTGGCGACGACCACATCAACAACACGCCGCGCCAGATCAACATCTTTCGCGCACTGGGCCACGAGCCGCCCGTGTTCGCCCACCTGCCCACCGTGCTGAACGAGCAGGGCGAAAAGATGAGCAAGCGCAACGGCGCCAAGCCCGTCACGCAATACCGCGACGAGGGTTTTCTGCCCGACGCCATGGTCAACTACCTGGCGCGCCTGGGCTGGAGCCATGGCGACGACGAAATCTTCAGCCGCGTGCAGTTCCTCGACTGGTTCGACCTTGATCACCTGGGCCGCAGCGCCGCGCAGTTCGACGAAGCCAAGTTGCGCTGGGTCAACGCCCAGCATTTGAAGGCCATGGACGAAGATGCGCTGGCGCCGCTGGTCGCCGCGCAACTGCAAGCGCGCGGGATCACGCCCGACGAGCGCCTGCCCGCCATCTGCGGCCTGTTCAAGGACCGCTGCGACACCACCGTGGCCCTGGCCGACTGGGCGCGCGCCTATTACGCCGACGTGCAGCCCTCGCCCGAAGACTTGGCCAAGCATGTGACCGAGGCCGTTAAGCCCGCCATCGCCACGCTGGCCGGCAAGCTGGCCGCCATCGACTGGACCACGCCCGCCATTGCCGGCGTCATCAAGGAGACGTTGTCGGAACACGGCCTGAAGATGCCGCAACTGGCCATGCCGGTGCGCGTGCTGGTCATGGGCACGCCCCAGACGCCCTCGGTCGATGCGATGCTGGCGCTGCACCGTCGCGAAAAAGTCGTGACACGGTTGCAAGCGGCTTGA
- a CDS encoding O-succinylhomoserine sulfhydrylase, translated as MSSDQSLPPGLHPDTLAVRVGIDPSQYGENSEALYLTSCFVQPDAETSAQRFAQPDLGYTYSRTANPSVTAFERRLAALEGAEAAIGTATGMSAILLMGLGLLKSGDHVVCSRSMFGSTIRLLGGEFGKFGVETTFVSQTDVAEWQAAVRPNTRLLFAETPTNPLTEVCDIAALSKMAHAAGALLAVDNVFATPVLQKPLALGADLVVHSGTKFLDGQGRVMAGALCGSKKLIDEVFAPLIRTAGMVLAPFNAWVVHKGMETLAVRVRSQSDNALHIARWLEAHAAVDRVFYPGLPSHPQHALAMAQQGGVGGAVIAFSVKAGSPSQARARAFHVIDSTRVCSIATNLGDVKTLICHPASTSHGRLSEDQRQAAGVVQGLIRLAVGLEHADDIRDDLARGLDDCHNY; from the coding sequence ATGTCATCCGACCAATCATTGCCCCCCGGCCTGCACCCCGACACACTCGCGGTGCGCGTGGGCATCGACCCCAGCCAATACGGCGAAAACTCCGAAGCGCTGTACCTCACCAGCTGCTTCGTGCAGCCCGACGCTGAAACGTCTGCGCAGCGCTTTGCCCAGCCTGACCTGGGCTACACCTATTCGCGCACCGCCAACCCCTCCGTCACCGCCTTCGAGCGCCGCCTGGCCGCGCTGGAAGGCGCCGAGGCCGCCATCGGCACCGCCACCGGCATGTCGGCCATCCTGCTGATGGGGCTGGGCCTGCTGAAAAGCGGCGACCATGTGGTCTGCTCGCGCTCCATGTTCGGCAGCACCATCAGGCTGCTGGGCGGCGAGTTCGGCAAGTTCGGGGTTGAGACCACCTTTGTGTCTCAGACCGACGTGGCCGAATGGCAAGCCGCCGTGCGCCCGAACACGCGCCTGCTGTTCGCCGAAACGCCCACCAACCCGTTGACCGAGGTGTGCGACATCGCCGCGCTCTCGAAAATGGCGCACGCGGCGGGCGCGCTGCTGGCGGTGGACAACGTGTTCGCCACGCCCGTGCTGCAAAAGCCCCTGGCGCTGGGCGCCGACCTGGTCGTGCACTCGGGCACCAAGTTTCTCGACGGCCAAGGGCGCGTGATGGCTGGCGCGCTGTGCGGCTCGAAGAAGCTGATCGACGAGGTATTCGCCCCGCTGATCCGCACCGCCGGCATGGTGCTGGCGCCCTTCAACGCCTGGGTGGTGCACAAGGGCATGGAGACGCTGGCCGTGCGCGTGCGCTCGCAAAGCGACAACGCGCTGCACATCGCCCGCTGGCTGGAAGCGCACGCTGCCGTCGATCGCGTGTTCTACCCCGGCCTGCCCTCGCACCCGCAGCACGCACTGGCCATGGCGCAGCAAGGCGGCGTGGGTGGCGCGGTGATCGCCTTCAGCGTCAAGGCCGGTTCGCCAAGCCAAGCCCGTGCGCGGGCTTTTCACGTCATCGACTCGACCCGCGTGTGCAGCATCGCCACCAACCTGGGCGACGTGAAAACGCTCATCTGCCACCCCGCCAGCACCTCGCACGGCCGCCTGTCCGAAGACCAGCGCCAGGCCGCCGGTGTGGTGCAGGGCCTGATCCGCCTGGCCGTGGGCCTGGAGCACGCGGACGACATCCGTGATGACCTGGCGCGCGGGCTGGACGATTGCCATAACTACTGA
- the purF gene encoding amidophosphoribosyltransferase — translation MCGIVGVVSNAPVNQLIYDALLLLQHRGQDAAGIVTQQDCKFFMHKAKGMVRDVFRTRNMRALPGHSGLGQVRYPTAGNAESEEEAQPFYVNAPFGIVLVHNGNLTNARALKAELFSTDHRHINTESDSEVLLNVLAHELEQATRGSALGPDEVFAAVANVHRRIRGSYAVIAHIAGRGMVAFRDPYGIRPLSMGRGADGAVMLASETVALEGTGHAPERDVAPGEAIYITLDGAVHARQCAPKSQLSPCIFEYVYLARPDSVLDGISVYQARLNLGETLAKRVVSTVPPDQIDVVIPIPESSRPSATELARLLGKPYREGFVKNRYVGRTFIMPGQSVRKRSVRQKLNAIASEFAGRNVLLVDDSIVRGTTSKEIVQMAREAGARKVYMASAAPPVRYPNVYGIDMPTKEELVAHGRTVEEVRQIIGADALIYQDVDAMKRAVGALNPAVAGFDASCFDGVYVTGDITEGDIARLNQQRVKPGEDEQAGSRLTLPNAGVA, via the coding sequence ATGTGCGGCATCGTCGGCGTTGTCAGCAACGCACCCGTCAACCAGCTCATCTACGACGCCTTGCTGCTGCTGCAGCACCGCGGGCAGGATGCCGCCGGCATCGTCACGCAGCAAGACTGCAAGTTTTTCATGCACAAGGCCAAGGGCATGGTGCGCGACGTGTTCCGCACCCGCAACATGCGCGCGCTGCCCGGCCACAGCGGCCTGGGCCAGGTGCGCTACCCCACGGCCGGCAATGCCGAGAGCGAGGAAGAAGCCCAGCCCTTCTACGTCAACGCGCCGTTCGGCATCGTGCTGGTGCACAACGGCAACCTGACCAACGCGCGCGCGCTGAAGGCGGAGCTGTTCTCCACCGACCACCGCCACATCAACACCGAGAGCGATTCGGAGGTGCTGCTCAACGTGCTGGCGCACGAGCTGGAGCAGGCCACGCGCGGCAGCGCGCTGGGCCCCGACGAGGTGTTTGCCGCCGTGGCCAATGTGCACCGGCGCATCCGCGGCTCGTACGCCGTCATCGCCCACATCGCGGGGCGCGGCATGGTGGCGTTTCGCGACCCGTATGGCATCCGCCCGCTCAGCATGGGCCGCGGGGCCGACGGCGCGGTGATGCTGGCCAGCGAAACCGTGGCGCTGGAAGGCACCGGCCACGCGCCCGAGCGCGACGTGGCGCCGGGCGAAGCGATCTACATCACGCTGGATGGCGCGGTGCACGCACGGCAGTGCGCGCCCAAGTCGCAGCTGTCGCCCTGCATCTTCGAATACGTGTACCTGGCGCGGCCCGATTCGGTGCTGGACGGCATCTCGGTCTACCAGGCGCGGCTGAACCTGGGCGAGACGCTGGCCAAGCGCGTGGTGTCCACGGTGCCGCCGGATCAGATCGACGTGGTGATCCCGATCCCCGAATCCAGCCGGCCCAGCGCCACCGAGCTGGCGCGCCTGCTGGGCAAGCCGTATCGCGAGGGCTTCGTCAAGAACCGCTACGTGGGCCGCACCTTCATCATGCCCGGCCAGTCGGTGCGCAAGCGCTCGGTGCGGCAAAAGCTGAATGCGATTGCCAGCGAATTCGCCGGCCGCAATGTGCTGCTGGTCGATGATTCCATCGTGCGCGGCACCACCTCGAAAGAAATCGTGCAAATGGCGCGCGAAGCCGGCGCGCGCAAGGTCTACATGGCCAGCGCCGCGCCGCCGGTGCGCTACCCCAACGTCTATGGCATCGACATGCCGACCAAGGAAGAGCTGGTGGCGCATGGCCGCACGGTGGAAGAGGTGCGCCAGATCATCGGCGCCGATGCACTGATCTACCAGGATGTGGACGCGATGAAGCGTGCCGTGGGCGCGCTGAACCCCGCAGTGGCCGGGTTTGACGCCTCGTGCTTCGACGGCGTGTACGTGACCGGCGACATCACCGAGGGCGACATCGCGCGCCTGAACCAGCAGCGCGTGAAACCGGGCGAAGACGAGCAAGCAGGCTCGCGCCTGACGCTGCCCAATGCCGGCGTGGCCTGA
- a CDS encoding CvpA family protein produces MTLSAIDWLALMVLLASLLLGAWRGLLYEVMSLAGWVIAFLAARWAAPVVGAWLPMGESSEPLRYAAGFALVFVATAFLCGMLAALARHAAKAIGVRPVDRLFGAAFGILRGLLVLLVLAALVQLTPLREEPWWRQSQSAPWLEMALTHLQPLLPDAFGRPPPVSPSGGPAAAMAVASPHHS; encoded by the coding sequence GTGACCCTTTCCGCCATCGACTGGTTGGCCCTCATGGTGCTGCTCGCCTCGTTGCTGCTGGGCGCCTGGCGCGGCCTGCTGTATGAGGTGATGTCGCTCGCCGGCTGGGTGATCGCGTTTCTGGCCGCGCGCTGGGCGGCACCGGTGGTGGGCGCGTGGCTGCCGATGGGCGAATCGTCCGAGCCGCTGCGCTATGCGGCGGGCTTTGCGCTGGTGTTCGTCGCCACCGCGTTTTTGTGCGGCATGCTGGCGGCGCTGGCGCGACACGCCGCCAAGGCCATCGGGGTGCGGCCGGTGGACCGGCTGTTCGGTGCCGCGTTCGGCATCCTGCGCGGGCTGCTGGTGCTGCTGGTGCTGGCCGCGCTGGTGCAATTGACCCCGCTGCGCGAGGAGCCCTGGTGGCGCCAGTCGCAGAGCGCGCCCTGGCTTGAAATGGCGCTGACGCACCTGCAGCCTTTGTTGCCTGATGCGTTCGGCAGGCCGCCGCCGGTATCGCCCTCCGGCGGGCCCGCCGCGGCAATGGCCGTGGCATCCCCTCATCATTCTTGA
- a CDS encoding SPOR domain-containing protein: MAFFKFRQRGQPQAEPGRRDKPAAAGPQETIDSLRRRARHRLIGAAVLVGVAIVGFPLIFDTQPRPVTVNAPITIPDKDKVAPLGTPEAVSAAASLGEDEEVVTGAPRSAVASAAAPARSQAAERPAAPARDARADANAEARVKAEEAARAQAEQEARAKAAQAKREEEARAAAQARRDDERAQAQSDTQAKREEAARAKREQEARAKREAEQRAKREEAARARALLEGRPAPSADKPAAADAPPSRFIVQVGAFADDAAVREARQKAERAGIKTYTQAVQTSAGKRTRVRAGPFSSREDADKAAAALKKAGLGGAVLSL, encoded by the coding sequence ATGGCTTTTTTCAAGTTCCGCCAACGCGGCCAGCCGCAAGCCGAGCCCGGCCGACGCGACAAGCCGGCCGCCGCCGGCCCCCAGGAGACCATCGACAGCTTGCGCCGCCGCGCGCGCCACCGTTTGATCGGCGCGGCGGTGCTGGTGGGGGTGGCCATCGTCGGTTTTCCCCTGATTTTCGACACGCAGCCGCGCCCGGTGACGGTGAACGCGCCCATCACCATCCCCGACAAGGACAAGGTGGCGCCGCTCGGAACCCCCGAGGCGGTGTCCGCCGCCGCCAGCCTGGGCGAGGATGAAGAGGTGGTGACGGGCGCGCCGCGTTCCGCGGTGGCATCGGCCGCCGCCCCGGCGCGCAGCCAGGCCGCCGAAAGACCCGCTGCCCCGGCGCGCGACGCGCGGGCCGACGCCAACGCCGAGGCGCGCGTGAAGGCGGAAGAAGCTGCCCGCGCCCAGGCAGAGCAGGAAGCGCGCGCCAAGGCCGCGCAAGCCAAGCGCGAGGAAGAAGCCAGGGCCGCCGCGCAAGCGCGGCGCGACGACGAGCGCGCCCAGGCCCAGTCCGACACCCAGGCCAAGCGCGAGGAAGCGGCCCGCGCCAAACGCGAGCAAGAAGCGCGCGCCAAGCGCGAGGCCGAGCAGCGCGCCAAGCGCGAAGAGGCGGCCCGCGCCCGCGCACTGCTGGAAGGCCGGCCCGCCCCATCCGCCGACAAACCGGCGGCAGCGGACGCCCCACCCAGCCGCTTCATCGTGCAAGTGGGCGCCTTTGCCGACGATGCCGCCGTGCGCGAAGCGCGGCAAAAAGCCGAGCGCGCGGGCATCAAAACCTATACGCAAGCCGTGCAGACGTCGGCCGGCAAGCGGACCCGCGTGCGCGCCGGCCCGTTCAGCAGCCGCGAGGACGCCGACAAGGCGGCCGCCGCACTGAAAAAAGCGGGTCTGGGCGGTGCGGTGCTGTCTTTGTGA